A genomic segment from Corylus avellana chromosome ca5, CavTom2PMs-1.0 encodes:
- the LOC132181016 gene encoding uncharacterized protein LOC132181016: MKFKAFLTENGVNLLEKRFLPALDKMGKICHLYLTRDHTMFLHNLLSGNEVQSIAQFRKEALFDDYRISSQNEDRIAFAVDISLLHRAIRSSVSICTEFGNGPTQNRLQIKLVKKLPPNCTQPMPFLTFETKGYKSAVIQDVPISKPLSRAEVLELQSALDMAQDLPQTLVQIQDLNQLQNFVDRMKHVGDLLNVSISKYGDLYVQISTTLITLGAEFQKLLVIGEQVDAPAEDRHLSAQTRSARSILRGDAQSVQVSVKHFAKSLQCHLAKPDCAFYGIAPQGACLTVIFQFFIPGSRQTDKSISLHCRLPVLDPGSS; encoded by the coding sequence ATGAAGTTCAAGGCATTCCTTACAGAAAATGGTGTGAATCTCCTAGAAAAGAGGTTCCTTCCAGCCCTAGACAAGATGGGGAAGATATGCCACCTCTATCTCACCAGAGACCACACAATGTTCCTCCACAACCTCCTTAGTGGCAACGAAGTTCAATCTATTGCCCAGTTTCGTAAAGAAGCTCTCTTTGATGACTACCGCATCTCCAGCCAGAATGAGGATCGCATTGCCTTTGCTGTAGATATTTCACTTCTGCACCGTGCCATTCGTAGTAGTGTTAGCATTTGTACTGAATTTGGAAATGGGCCTACTCAGAACCGTCTCCAGATTAAATTGGTGAAGAAGCTACCACCAAATTGTACTCAACCAATGCCTTTCCTGACCTTTGAAACCAAGGGTTATAAATCTGCAGTTATTCAAGATGTACCAATCTCAAAACCTCTTTCTAGAGCTGAAGTTCTTGAACTCCAAAGTGCTCTTGATATGGCTCAAGATTTGCCTCAGACTCTGGTTCAGATTCAAGATTTGAATCAATTGCAAAACTTTGTGGATCGGATGAAGCATGTTGGTGATTTGCTAAATGTCTCTATCAGCAAATATGGGGACCTATATGTCCAGATTTCTACAACATTAATCACGCTTGGTGCTGAGTTCCAGAAATTGTTGGTCATAGGAGAGCAAGTGGATGCACCAGCTGAAGATAGACATCTGAGTGCTCAGACTCGGTCAGCAAGATCAATTTTGAGGGGTGATGCTCAATCTGTGCAAGTGAGTGTGAAGCACTTTGCTAAGAGCCTCCAGTGTCACTTGGCGAAGCCAGACTGTGCTTTCTATGGGATTGCTCCACAGGGTGCTTGCTTGACTGTGATATTTCAATTCTTCATTCCCGGTTCTCGTCAGACTGATAAATCAATCAGTCTGCATTGCAGGCTTCCTGTACTTGACCCAGGGTCCAGTTGA